A region from the Branchiostoma lanceolatum isolate klBraLanc5 chromosome 2, klBraLanc5.hap2, whole genome shotgun sequence genome encodes:
- the LOC136428445 gene encoding small ribosomal subunit protein uS13, whose translation MEYSKRRFQTCALRQVLSAILFVARWVLPRKKLRKITMSLVIPEKFQHILRVMNTNIDGRRKIMFALTSIKGVGRRYSNIVCKKADIDLSKRAGELSDEEVERLITIMQNPRQYKIPDWFLNRQKDVKDGKYSQVMANSLDNKLREDLERLKKIRAHRGLRHYWGLRVRGQHTKTTGRRGRTVGVSKKK comes from the exons ATGGAATATTCCAAACGGAGGTTCCAGACATGCGCGCTACGTCAGGTCCTTTCCGCCATTTTGTTCGTGGCACGGTGGGTTCTTCCTAGGAAGAAGCTAAGAAAAATCACCATGAGTTTGGTAATACCCGAGAAATTCCAGCACATTTTGCGTGTGATGAACACCAACATCGACGGGCGTCGGAAAATCATGTTTGCTTTGACGTCAATCAAGGGTGTTGGGCGCAG GTATTCCAACATCGTGTGCAAGAAGGCCGACATCGACCTGTCGAAGCGGGCTGGTGAACTGAGTGACGAGGAGGTGGAACGTCTCATCACCATCATGCAGAACCCTCGCCAGTACAAGATCCCTGACTGGTTCCTCAACAGGCAGAAGGATGTCAAGGATGGCAAGTACAGTCAG GTGATGGCCAATTCTCTTGACAACAAGCTGCGTGAGGATCTGGAGCGTCTGAAGAAGATCCGTGCCCATCGCGGCTTGCGTCACTATTGGGGCCTGCGTGTGCGCGGTCAGCACACCAAGACCACCGGCCGGAGGGGTCGCACCGTGGGTGTGTCCAAGAAGAAGTAG
- the LOC136428444 gene encoding stomatin-like protein 2, mitochondrial, producing MAGVVRSGALSMALRIGARTRPLTGLFPQTSVTHLARHASGLPMNTVVLFVPQQEAWVVERMGKYHKILEPGLNLLIPILDRIKYVQSLKEIVIDIPEQSAITIDNVTLQIDGVLYLRILDPYKSSYGVEDPEYAVTQLAQTTMRSEIGKITMDQVFKDRELLNVAIVDAINLAAEAWGMRCLRYEIRDIQMPDRVKEAMVMQVEAERKKRAAILESEGLREADINVAEGKKRARILASEAVRMEETNRAEGEANAISLRAKARAESLQVVSEVIGKQYGSQAASLNVAEQYVQAFSHLAKTGNTLVLPSNTGDVSSMVAQAMAIYGNLNQHNQKQLEAPDTTTTEEKKEDSPM from the exons ATGGCTGGTGTTGTAAGAAGTGGGGCGCTCAGCATGGCACTCAGAATCGGGGCTAGAACTCGCCCCCTAACG ggaCTGTTTCCCCAGACGAGTGTGACCCATCTTGCCCGACATGCCAGTGGTCTGCCCATGAACACTGTTGTCTTGTTCGTTCCCCAACAAGAAGCCTGGGTGGTGGAACGGATGGGCAAATATCACAAGATTCTGGAGCCC GGTCTCAACCTCCTCATTCCAATTCTGGACAGAATCAAGTATGTTCAGTCACTAAAGGAAATTGTCATTGATATCCCAGAACAGAGTGCTATCACAATAG ATAATGTGACTCTTCAAATAGACGGGGTATTGTACCTGAGGATTTTGGACCCATACAAG TCAAGTTATGGCGTAGAGGACCCAGAATATGCTGTAACACAACTTGCACAGACAACCATGAGGTCAGAAATAG GTAAAATTACCATGGATCAAGTTTTCAAAGACAGGGAGTTGCTGAATGTAGCAATTGTAG ATGCCATCAACCTTGCTGCAGAAGCCTGGGGGATGAGATGTTTGAGATATGAAATAC GTGACATTCAGATGCCAGACAGAGTGAAGGAGGCCATGGTCATGCAAGTGGAGGCCGAGAGAAAGAAGAGGGCAGCCATTTTGGAATCAGAAG GTCTGAGGGAGGCAGACATCAACGTTGCTGAGGGGAAAAAGAGAGCTCGGATCCTGGCATCCGAGGCTGTCAGGATGGAAGAGACCAACCGAGCAGAAG GAGAGGCCAACGCAATTTCCCTCCGAGCCAAGGCCAGGGCGGAATCCTTGCAAGTCGTGTCCGAGGTGATCGGGAAGCAGTATGGATCCCAGGCAGCGTCGCTGAACGTTGCGGAACAGTACGTTCAAGCTTTCAGCCACCTGGCGAAAACTGGCAACACACTGGTGCTGCCGTCCAATACTGGAGATGTCAGCAGTATGGTTGCTCAG GCTATGGCTATCTACGGGAACCTGAATCAACACAACCAGAAGCAGCTGGAAGCTCCAGACACTACAACTacagaagaaaagaaggaagatTCTCCTATGTAA